One window of Paralichthys olivaceus isolate ysfri-2021 chromosome 20, ASM2471397v2, whole genome shotgun sequence genomic DNA carries:
- the nelfe gene encoding negative elongation factor E: MVAFPSSLTEEEEALQKKYAKLKKKKKALLALKKQSSTNQTNQSGLKRTLSDQPVVDTATATEQAKMLIKSGAISAIKSENKNSGFKRSRMLEIKLKDPEKGQVPAFLPFQRSVSADEEQPEAGKRAHRKSLYESFVSSSDRYRDEEDGGGMSATRDVDRDRDRERDRERDRERERDRERDLERERDKDKDRDKERDKDRDKDRDKERDKDRDKERDLERDRDRDGDRDRDRERERDRSRDRDRERDRDRERDRDGPFRRSDSYPERRGVRKGNTVYVYGSGLVEDSLRSAFSQHGNIIDLSMDNPRNCAFITFEKMESADQAVAELNGSTVGDVHIKVSIARKQPMLDAATGKSVWASLAVQNSTKGSYRDKRNQVVYSEDFL, translated from the exons ATGGTGGCGTTTCCGAGTTCACTGACGGAGGAAGAAGAGGCCCTGCAAAAGAAATATGCTAAACTCAAGAAAAAG AAAAAGGCGCTGCTCGCCTTGAAGAAGCAAAGTTCCACCAACCAGACAAACCAGAGTGGCTTGAAACGAA CATTGTCGGACCAGCCCGTCGTTGATACTGCCACAGCGACAGAACAAGCAAAGATGCTCATCAAGTCAGGTGCCATCAGCGCCATCAAATCAGAGAACAAGAACTCAGGCTTTAAACGCTCTCGAATGCTGGAGATTAAACTCAAG GACCCTGAGAAAGGCCAAGTTCCTGCTTTCTTACCATTCCAGAGGAGTGTCTCTGCGGATGAAGAACAACCTGAG GCCGGGAAGAGAGCCCACAGGAAATCTCTGTACGAGAG CTTTGTCAGTTCAAGCGACCGATACCGGGATGAAGAAGACGGAGGCGGCATGTCAGCCACCCGCGATGTGgacagagatagagacagagagagagacagagagagagacagagagagagagcgagaccgCGAAAGAGATCTGGAAAGAGAGCGAGAcaaggacaaagacagagacaaagagagagacaaagacagagacaaagacagagacaaagagagagacaaagacagagacaaagagagagacctCGAACGGGACAGGGACAGGGAtggagacagggacagagatcGGGAacgagaaagagacagaagcagagacAGGGATCGAGAGCGAGATAGGGAccgggagagagacagagatggaccATTTAGAC GGTCGGACTCATACCCAGAGCGGAGAGGAGTGCGAAAGGGGAACACAGTGTATGTTTACGGCTCTGGGCTCGTCGAGGACAGCCTGCGCTCTGCCTTCTCTCAACACGGCAACATCATCGACCTCTCCATGGACAACCCACGCAA TTGTGCATTTATCACGTTTGAGAAGATGGAGTCTGCAGACCAGGCTGTAGCAGAG TTGAACGGGAGCACGGTGGGAGACGTTCACATCAAAGTCAGCATCGCCAGGAAGCAGCCCATGCTGGACGCTGCCACCGGCAAATCAGTGTGGGCTTCGCTGG CTGTGCAGAACAGCACGAAAGGCTCCTACAGGGACAAGAGGAACCAAGTCGTGTACAGTGAAGATTTCCTctga
- the LOC109639140 gene encoding zinc finger and BTB domain-containing protein 12-like has translation MELLCFRLPGHGDKTLKHMNSLRFRQQFCDITIVASNNQTFKGHKVVLAACSPFLRDQFLLNPSPRLQVSMLYSSRVVCDLLQSCYTGTLQFNPEEIVNYLTAASYLQMEHIVEHCRGALKKYIQLKNPSPPKVTAEESPSQPVIVSGSIHTIASPPTSRPSPVDPHSPAGRSGEENSGDVSAQGSSQHHDDSPALDDPCIKVNASDEEEETRPGDYDVFRVYVSEEEQMNRDREEEMGAPSDGPQDACFPETDGLVIGGEGNEYDLDQSKVDLSTGGVTMEGLRAFRRRLSDPKIGRGRASGRGRGLKRRKWASSQEKRPLGMAHHQDLWYMATAGLEGGIGLDYNQEGLKTGSYLPVDLPQLDFNVGDTQGEKVSPLAGSSLNQYSLEESSSGAGEGSSGLTSVGTNEGGDESVAVVGSTSSVSGPVICEHCGMTFPTAHSLAVHSRSTHLLYVCPCCGKHFHHSANFTRHMAVHRGAGKTHQCPLCYKTFTQKSTLIDHMNLHSGERPHHCAYCHARFAHKPALRRHLKEQHGKTTGQNSLYEQEEIERARGAAGRIREEEQECLVTEQVS, from the exons ATGGAGCTGCTTTGTTTCCGGTTGCCGGGTCACGGGGACAAGACCCTGAAGCACATGAATTCACTGAGGTTCCGCCAGCAATTCTGTGACATCACCATCGTGGCTAGCAACAACCAGACATTCAAGGGACATAAGGTGGTGCTTGCTGCCTGCTCGCCTTTCTTGAGGGACCAGTTCCTCCTCAACCCGTCCCCGAGGCTTCAG gtGTCAATGCTGTATAGCTCTCGGGTTGTGTGTGACCTGCTCCAATCTTGCTACACTGGTACACTGCAGTTTAACCCAGAGGAGATCGTCAACTACCTGACGGCTGCCAGCTATCTGCAGATGGAGCATATTGTGGAGCACTGCAGAGGAGCTCTGAAGAAGTACATCCAGTTAAAGAACCCCAGTCCACCAAAG GTGACTGCAGAGGAGAGTCCATCTCAACCAGTGATCGTCAGTGGAAGCATTCATACTATTGCATCACCCCCCACCAGCCGGCCCTCCCCTGTGGACCCACACAGTCCAGCAGGACGATCGGGGGAGGAGAACAGCGGTGACGTGTCTGCTCAGGGCAGCAGTCAACACCACGATGACAGTCCTGCTCTGGATGACCCATGTAttaag GTTAATGCAtcagacgaggaggaagagaccAGACCAGGAGACTATGACGTGTTTAGAGTGTATGTCTCCGAAGAGGAGCAGATGaacagagacagggaggaggagatgggagcTCCCTCTGACGGACCTCAAGATGCTTGTTTCCCAGAGACAGATGGTCTTGTGATCGGAGGAGAAGGCAACGAATACGACTTGGATCAAAGCAAAGTGGATCTCAGCACTGGGGGCGTTACAATGGAGGGTCTCCGTGCTTTCAGGCGCAGACTGTCCGACCCGAAAATTGGACGGGGCAGAGCGAGTGGCCGGGGGAGGGGTTTAAAAAGGAGAAAGTGGGCATCATCTCAAGAGAAAAGACCTCTGGGCATGGCTCACCACCAGGATCTGTGGTACATGGCAACAGCTGGATTAGAAGGAGGTATTGGGCTGGACTACAACCAGGAAGGGCTGAAGACAGGAAGTTACTTACCAGTCGACCTCCCACAGTTAGACTTCAATGTGGGCGACACTCAGGGAGAAAAAGTTTCGCCACTGGCAGGCAGCAGTTTGAACCAGTATTCTCTGGAGGAGTCGAGCAGTGGCGCTGGTGAGGGGAGTTCAGGGCTGACGAGTGTTGGAACAAACGAAGGAGGGGATGAGTCCGTCGCGGTTGTGGGATCCACGTCAAGCGTATCAGGGCCTGTAATATGTGAGCACTGCGGCATGACTTTCCCCACCGCTCACTCTCTAGCCGTCCACTCCCGCTCCACGCACCTGCTGTACGTCTGCCCCTGCTGCGGCAAACACTTCCACCACTCGGCCAATTTCACCCGGCACATGGCCGTGCACCGGGGCGCTGGCAAAACTCACCAGTGTCCCCTGTGTTATAAGACTTTCACTCAAAAATCCACACTAATAGATCACATGAACCTCCACAGTGGCGAGCGCCCACACCACTGCGCCTACTGCCATGCCCGGTTTGCTCACAAGCCTGCTTTACGACGCCACCTGAAGGAGCAACACGGAAAGACCACCGGGCAAAACTCCCTGTATGAGCAGGAGGAGATTGAGAGGGCGAGGGGGGCAGCTGGAAGAATACGAGAGGAGGAACAAGAATGTCTGGTGACTGAACAAGTGTCATAG